Proteins co-encoded in one Quercus robur chromosome 8, dhQueRobu3.1, whole genome shotgun sequence genomic window:
- the LOC126696678 gene encoding uncharacterized protein LOC126696678 — MSVARLPTEGADSGPKWAKMDIPLALSFSDEDKIGTIQPHNDALVITFRIGGYDMKRVMVDQGSAAEIIYPDLYKGLNLRPDDLIAYDSPLVSFDGKTIIPRGQIRLPVQAGSEVVEVNFIVVDAYSPYTTIVARTWLHALEAVSSTLHQKMKYPSGVRIEEIVGSQSTARQCLVAAILH, encoded by the coding sequence ATGTCCGTGGCTCGGCTACCCACCGAGGGCGCTGATTCAGGGCCAAAGTGGGCTAAGATGGATATCCCATTGGCATTGAGTTTCTCGGACGAGGACAAAATTGGGACCATCCAACCACACAATGACGCTTTAGTGATCACGTTTAGGATCGGGGGGTATGACATGAAAAGGGTGATGGTGGACCAGGGCAGTGCAGCCGAGATCATATACCCCGActtgtacaaggggctgaacttaaGGCCCGACGACTTGATAGCCTACGACTCTCCTTTGGTGAGCTTCGATGGGAAGACTATCATCCCAAGGGGTCAAATCAGACTACCCGTGCAAGCAGGTTCAGAAGTGGTGGAAGTAAACTTCATCGTGGTGGATGCTTATTCCCCCTACACAACCATTGTAGCCAGAACCTGGCTTCATGCCCTGGAGGCCGTCTCTTCCACTCTGCACCAAAAGATGAAATATCCGTCGGGGGTTCGCATTGAAGAAATCGTGGGAAGCCAATCTACAGCTAGGCAATGCCTGGTGGCTGCCATCTTACATTAA
- the LOC126697870 gene encoding uncharacterized protein LOC126697870 isoform X1, with protein sequence MEKQNMHCTNKRGESNKVKYCEGSTSRNAKHKEIGADVEPSSGSNNIKLLCGHPNLPEQIVFEVVPGFSGDKRFYNLDSYLHGKHHILRHNSQECYILTHNKYDLTLKEWLKRNTDNWCPINRKWNVDRPTEKAKKLIQCILHAVYDSHSKGIFHGSLHHPENFFIKGNHEEIKLVYLSYEKMELETSTYEDLRQRDMLAMSHVIFDQILGGGIGKKYPEDLKDLWNLLLDDMSFRNWTIIVDHPSLWHWKKRFNYIEQVWMQFRHADEDLYLRMNDCLKRFPFYDWHHKIPFNTPLERMFYNNFYRSMPRELFRYIRVVRFHYMDDGIDPQTEADYLEEQFIEHKTTEVCELLLVYLHRMVCQLGIEI encoded by the coding sequence ATGGAGAAGCAAAACATGCATTGTACGAACAAAAGGGGAGAATCCAATAAAGTAAAATATTGTGAAGGATCGACCTCTAGGAATGCAAAGCACAAGGAAATTGGTGCTGATGTGGAACCATCTTCTGGGTCAAATAACATTAAACTTCTATGTGGCCATCCTAATTTACCAGAGCAGATTGTTTTCGAGGTGGTACCAGGGTTTAGCGGTGATAAACGGTTTTATAATTTGGATTCTTACTTGCACGGCAAGCATCATATTCTGAGGCATAATAGCCAAGAGTGTTATATTCTCACTCATAACAAATATGACTTGACACTAAAGGAGTGGTTGAAGCGCAATACAGATAATTGGTGTCCAATTAATCGAAAGTGGAATGTTGACCGACCAACCGAAAAGGCTAAGAAACTTATACAATGTATTCTCCATGCGGTTTATGATTCTCATTCTAAGGGCATCTTTCATGGCTCCTTGCACCATCCTGAGAATTTTTTCATCAAAGGTAACCACGAGGAGATTAAACTTGTGTACCTTTCATATGAAAAAATGGAGCTAGAAACATCCACATATGAGGACTTACGTCAAAGGGACATGTTAGCCATGTCACATGTGATTTTTGATCAAATTCTTGGAGGTGGGATTGGAAAGAAGTACCCAGAAGATTTGAAAGATCTATGGAATTTGCTTTTGGATGATATGAGTTTTCGAAATTGGACAATTATTGTTGACCACCCGTCCCTGTGGCATTGGAAGAAAAGATTTAATTACATTGAGCAAGTCTGGATGCAATTTCGGCATGCTGATGAAGATCTTTACTTAAGAATGAACGACTGTCTCAAAAGATTTCCTTTCTACGATTGGCATCACAAAATTCCTTTTAATACTCCCCTTGAAAGGATGttctataataatttttacagATCAATGCCGCGAGAACTCTTCCGATATATTAGGGTTGTTCGTTTCCATTATATGGATGATGGAATTGATCCACAAACGGAGGCAGACTACTTAGAGGAGcaatttattgaacataaaacTACTGAGGTTTGCGAACTCCTTCTAGTGTACTTGCACAGGATGGTATgccaattgggtattgagatCTAA
- the LOC126697866 gene encoding uncharacterized protein LOC126697866 encodes MASVSSSFQPYRTDTQSNKLYLYFWHTYSPVMYSLYEIDVPNPLPPPPTKDVQDEQILNPNHLAPILELKTGEYPGNMCCVSLGSKLYFMGGEYDIDYPCIGAGVKINYKNDFFPRDVYIFDPTKSSSLLDGTAMNSGKSWPWAFVADEKIYVLGSNFTTDIFDKSWRKDSELKSLSLFEVYHPKDDKWTILPNPPLENVETRWAGHAVKRRKVFFIARQRGIERLYCFDLERDQWTKGIALPSNLRNVSGRIEVIEGTLYGCYLNTIAAIAPVAEEEDEGEEREQEMEEGEEEEWVGLKQEDELNIQKQQEEHEMGAWFRNYRLHVVSREMGMEAIFNVPQQLQSSSTLLHLGSRRFCYVMTGMPPHPKYGNDHAIEDDKLRVISIVIFQALGETYKEGAIRLFRAKFLHSAHYSVKTSFPNEGVIHGCFSLGQESQQPQIEAVGGLQGCHTQAMGKFHTQYQAERSPFDKQELGSNILVAAGRDHAEASARSRSIGGGEFSVPPIDVSDSGTGNSSSKRQQRRFEQDQQTKASEPNRMAILNLGESIKISPEIVNKACSVAVGAHNSADKPYILQNIHGSPDLVIFGFPGNWSVNDWYAGESFGETKINPELFPSLRSIGINEHAEVNKAFLQRFDDKVLTNSDFTNKVQKAVTEKKQILFTGHSTGGSIANIATIWFLEKYLRSDSPDNYKISPSSPLCVTFGCPLTGNHIISHALRREKWARYFIHFVMRYDIVPRILLAPVSSILLEFQRVLKFLNEKSINLAHASINNFDASNFYMKVMKNASSVASHAACSLMGNTNMLLEIVTNSIPLSPYKPFGTYVLCTGNGKLVILRNPDAVLQLLFYSSQLCKEEECTDVAQRALQQHFGYVNELQDSFQMLNEVCLEPLEQLPLSAESTSDIATINAALNDLGLSTRARLCLRAAGELEKRKIGNKNSIDLKKPDIAKAMKYLDEDYRLNCGYRDLVYYDAFKLQESSKDFDANVKRLELASIWDEIVEFLKRYELPDEFEGQNDWIDLGTKYRRLVEPLDIANYYRNLKNEDTGAYMDRGRPKRYKFTQRWFEHAKRKPAESSWESCFWAKVEELRIKTSKAGGFAQVKVKEEVLKLEEQVQIWIKGGELLRDVFLEKSTFMKWWNTLPEEHKSKSCLKNVMDS; translated from the exons ATGGCTTCAGTGTCATCCTCGTTTCAACCGTATCGTACAGATACACAATCGAACAAGCTTTACTTATACTTTTGGCACACATATAGCCCAGTTATGTATTCCTTATATGAGATTGATGTACCAAATCCTCTCCCTCCTCCCCCAACCAAAGACGTCCAAGACGAACAAATACTCAATCCAAATCATCTTGCCCCAATCCTCGAACTCAAAACCGGAGAATACCCTGGAAACATGTGTTGCGTTTCACTGGGCTCCAAATTGTACTTCATGGGCGGCGAATACGATATAGATTACCCATGCATTGGTGCAGGTGTAAAGATAAATTAcaagaatgatttttttcctCGAGATGTCTATATTTTTGATCCCACCAAATCCAGCTCGCTGCTAGACGGTACAGCGATGAACAGTGGAAAGTCTTGGCCCTGGGCCTTTGTGGCGGATGAGAAAATTTATGTCCTTGGAAGCAACTTCACAACTGACATTTTCGACAAATCCTGGAGAAAGGACTCAGAACTCAAAAGCCTTTCTTTGTTTGAGGTCTACCATCCTAAAGATGATAAATGGACCATCCTCCCAAATCCCCCCCTTGAGAATGTGGAGACTAGATGGGCGGGGCACGCTGTTAAGAGAAGGAAGGTTTTCTTTATAGCTCGGCAGCGGGGAATAGAGCGCCTCTACTGTTTTGATCTTGAAAGAGATCAATGGACAAAAGGTATAGCCCTCCCTTCTAACCTTCGTAATGTTTCAGGCAGGATTGAAGTTATAGAGGGTACCCTTTATGGATGTTACCTCAACACGATAGCTGCAATAGCCCCAGTAGCTGAGGAAGAAGACGAAGGAGAAGAGAGGGAACAGGAGATggaggaaggagaagaagaagagtgggtGGGGTTGAAGCAGGAAGACGAACTAAATATCCAAAAACAACAAGAGGAGCATGAGATGGGTGCATGGTTTAGAAATTACCGCCTCCATGTAGTCTCCAGGGAGATGGGTATGGAAGCTATCTTTAATGTTCCTCAGCAGTTGCAATCCTCCTCAACCTTGCTTCACTTGGGGAGTAGACGCTTTTGTTATGTAATGACTGGCATGCCTCCGCATCCAAAATATGGCAACGATCATGCTATAGAAGATGACAAACTACGTGTTATTAGCATTGTAATTTTTCAAGCCCTCGGGGAGACATACAAAGAAGGTGCCATTAGACTCTTCAGGGCAAAATTCCTGCATTCTGCACATTATTCTGTCAAGACCTCATTCCCAAATGAAGGTGTCATCCATGGCTGCTTCTCTCTTGGCCAG GAGTCACAGCAGCCTCAGATTGAAGCAGTTGGTGGTTTGCAGGGATGTCACACTCAAGCAATGGGCAAATTTCATACACAATATCAAGCTGAAAGGAGCCCATTTGACAAGCAGGAATTGGGGTCCAACATCCTTGTTGCAGCTGGAAGAGATCATGCGGAAGCTTCTGCACGATCTAGGAGCATAGGAGGAGGAGAGTTTTCGGTTCCACCAATTGACGTATCAGATTCTGGTACTGGTAATTCATCCTCAAAAAGACAGCAAAGAAG GTTTGAACAAGATCAACAAACAAAAGCTTCTGAGCCAAATAGGATGGCCATTTTAAACCTTGGAGAGAGCATAAAAATCAGCCCAGAGATAGTCAACAAAGCTTGTTCTGTTGCAGTGGGGGCTCACAATTCTGCTGATAAGCCCTATATTTTGCAGAACATTCATGGTTCACCAGATCTTGTCATCTTTGGCTTTCCTGGGAATTGGTCTGTAAATGATTGGTATGCCGGAGAATCTTTTGGAGAAACCAAGATCAATCCTGAGTTGTTTCCTTCTCTTAGAAGTATAGGCATCAATGAACATGCCGAGGTCAACAAAGCCTTTCTGCAGAGATTTGATGACAAAGTCTTGACGAATTCAGATTTCACAAACAAG GTGCAAAAGGCAGTGACAGAGAAGAAGCAAATACTGTTTACAGGACACTCCACAGGTGGTTCAATTGCCAACATTGCAACAATTTGGTTCTTGGAAAAATACTTGAGATCAGATTCACCAGATAACTACAAAATTTCACCTTCCTCACCTCTGTGTGTGACTTTTGGTTGTCCTCTAACTGGTAACCACATAATTTCCCATGCTCTTAGGCGTGAGAAGTGGGCTCGCTACTTCATACATTTTGTCATGAGATATGACATTGTTCCGCGGATCTTGCTTGCTCCAGTCTCATCCATTCTATTGGAATTTCAGAGAGTTCTCAAATTCCTCAATGAAAAATCCATAAATCTTGCACATGCATCCATTAACAACTTTGATGCTTCAAATTTTTACATGAAAGTAATGAAGAATGCATCATCTGTGGCAAGCCATGCTGCTTGCAGCCTCATGGGAAACACAAATATGCTATTGGAAATTGTGACAAACTCCATTCCATTAAGCCCATACAAGCCCTTTGGAACTTATGTCCTCTGTACTGGGAATGGAAAGCTAGTTATCTTGAGGAATCCAGATGCTGTTTTGCAACTATTATTTTACTCCTCTCAGttgtgcaaagaagaagaatgtaCAGATGTTGCCCAGAGAGCTCTTCAACAACATTTTGGCTATGTGAATGAATTGCAAGACAGCTTCCAAATGCTAAATGAGGTTTGCTTGGAGCCACTGGAACAGCTTCCATTATCTGCAGAATCTACTAGTGATATTGCAACAATTAATGCAGCCTTGAACGACCTTGGCTTG AGTACAAGAGCTAGGTTGTGTCTTCGTGCTGCTGGAGAGCTAGAGAAGCGGAAGATTGGAAACAAGAACAGCATCGATCTCAAGAAGCCAGACATTGCGAAAGCAATGAAATACCTAGATGAAGACTACCGATTGAATTGTGGGTATCGGGACCTAGTTTATTATGATGCCTTCAAGCTTCAAGAATCCTCCAAGGATTTCGATGCTAATGTGAAGAGACTTGAATTAGCAAGTATATGGGATGAAATCGTCGAATTTTTAAAAAGGTATGAACTCCCAGATGAATTTGAAGGCCAGAACGATTGGATAGATCTTGGAACAAAGTACCGACGCCTTGTTGAACCCTTAGATATTGCCAACTACTATCGCAACTTGAAGAACGAAGACACAGGAGCATATATGGATAGGGGCAGGCCAAAACGCTACAAGTTTACACAGAGATGGTTTGAGCATGCTAAGAGGAAGCCAGCTGAATCTAGTTGGGAGTCATGCTTTTGGGCCAAGGTAGAGGAGCTGCGCATTAAAACTAGCAAGGCAGGAGGGTTTGCACAAGTCAAGGTCAAGGAAGAGGTTTTAAAACTAGAAGAACAAGTACAGATATGGATCAAAGGCGGAGAGTTGCTTAGAGATGTGTTTTTGGAGAAATCCACCTTTATGAAGTGGTGGAACACACTCCCTGAAGAGCATAAATCGAAATCTTGCCTTAAAAATGTAATGGATTCATGA